From the Accipiter gentilis chromosome 15, bAccGen1.1, whole genome shotgun sequence genome, one window contains:
- the VGLL2 gene encoding transcription cofactor vestigial-like protein 2 isoform X1, with the protein MSCLDVMYQVYGPAQPYLAAAYSPYRQKLAFYSKMQEAPESGSSAGASSSFSSHPAASIKEEDCSPEKERPPEAEYINSRCVLFTYFQGDISAVVDEHFSRALSQPSSFSLGSAKAARNAGSWRDGSFPMSQRSFPPSFWNSTYQPSSVPATLSSPLAAAAHSELPFAAAAAADPYAPASLHSHLHQGGPEPWHHAHHHHHHHHHHPYIGTQSTPYPRPAAMHEVYGPHFDPRYGSLLVPTASVRPHRLTPASVPTPVSPPCELGKSEAGAAAAWTTPGPFPNAAGEMSLGLNVDTARRYSFCGGSLLS; encoded by the exons AAACTCGCCTTTTACTCCAAAATGCAAGAAGCCCCGGAGAGCGGCAGCAGCGCCGGCGCCAGCAGCTCCTTCTCCAGCCACCCCGCGGCCAGCATCAAGGAGGAGGACTGCAGCCCCGAGAAGGAGCGACCCCCCGAGGCCGAGTACATCAACTCCCGCTGCGTCCTCTTCACCTACTTCCAGGGGGACATCAGCGCCGTGGTGGACGAGCACTTCAGCCGGGCTCTCAGCCAGCCCAGCAGCTTCTCGCTGGGCAGCGCGAAGGCAGCGCGGAACGCCGGCTCCTGGCGGG ATGGCTCCTTCCCGATGAGCCAGCGCAGCTTCCCACCGTCCTTCTGGAACAGCACGTACCAGCCCTCCTCGGTCCCAGCCACCCTGAGCAGCCCCCTGGCAGCTGCCGCCCACAGCGAGCTgcccttcgccgccgccgccgcagccgacCCCTACGCGCCGGCCTCCCTGCACAGCCACCTGCACCAGGGTGGCCCCGAGCCCTGGCACcatgcccaccaccaccaccaccaccaccaccaccacccttaCATCGGGACACAGAGCACCCCCtacccccgccccgccgccatgCACGAGGTCTACGGACCCCACTTCGACCCCCGCTACGGCTCGCTCCTGGTGCCCACCGCCTCCGTCCGCCCCCACCGCCTCACCCCCGCCTCCGTCCCCACGCCGGTCAGCCCCCCCTGCGAACTGGGCAAGAGCGAGGCGGGCGCCGCTGCGGCCTGGACGACGCCGGGACCCTTCCCCAACGCGGCGGGGGAGATGAGCCTCGGCCTCAACGTGGACACAG CTCGCCGTTACTCCTTCTGTGGTGGATCCCTTCTGAGCTGA